From a region of the Jatrophihabitans sp. genome:
- a CDS encoding ABC transporter permease, translated as MTSGAQSSGVQAVLEQPGGARPGAGRPRRRVAGVPYFLLLPGLLWLAVFFVVPMIFLLSQSLQTGSLETGYRLTFRFATYTDALSDFYRQFFRSFLYAFLATVLALLIGYPLAYAIALKSGRWKALLLVIVVAPFFTSFLLRTLAWQTILNSDGLVMKFFRGTHLIELTSALGWTNGSQLLSSPLAVVTGLTYNFLPFMILPLFASLDRLDPRLLEAAGDLYATPFTAFRRVTLPMSMPGVVAGTLLTFIPAAGDYINSRLLGNPNTAMIGQVIEGYFLRINDYPTAAALSFALMLTILVLVSVYIRKSGTEELV; from the coding sequence ATGACCAGCGGCGCCCAGTCCAGCGGCGTTCAGGCAGTTCTCGAGCAGCCCGGCGGCGCGCGACCCGGCGCCGGCCGACCGCGCCGCCGGGTCGCCGGCGTGCCGTACTTCCTGCTGCTGCCGGGGCTGCTGTGGCTCGCGGTGTTCTTCGTGGTCCCGATGATCTTCCTGCTGTCCCAGTCGCTGCAGACCGGCAGCCTGGAGACCGGCTACCGGCTGACCTTCCGCTTCGCCACCTACACCGACGCGCTCTCGGACTTCTACCGGCAGTTCTTTCGCTCGTTCCTCTACGCCTTCCTGGCCACCGTGCTGGCGCTGCTGATCGGCTACCCGCTGGCCTATGCCATCGCGCTGAAGTCCGGCCGCTGGAAGGCGCTGCTGCTGGTGATAGTGGTGGCCCCGTTCTTCACCAGCTTCCTGCTGCGCACGCTGGCCTGGCAGACCATCCTGAACTCCGACGGCCTGGTGATGAAGTTCTTCCGCGGCACCCACCTGATCGAGCTGACCAGCGCGCTGGGCTGGACCAACGGCAGCCAGTTGCTGAGCTCGCCGCTGGCGGTGGTGACGGGACTGACCTACAACTTCCTGCCGTTCATGATCCTGCCGCTGTTCGCCAGCCTCGACCGGCTGGACCCGCGGCTGCTGGAGGCAGCCGGTGATCTGTACGCCACGCCGTTCACCGCCTTTCGCCGGGTCACGCTGCCGATGTCGATGCCCGGCGTGGTCGCGGGGACGCTGCTGACCTTCATCCCGGCGGCCGGGGACTACATCAACTCCCGGCTGCTGGGCAATCCCAACACCGCGATGATCGGCCAGGTGATCGAGGGCTATTTCCTGCGCATCAACGACTACCCGACCGCTGCCGCGCTGTCGTTCGCGCTGATGCTGACCATCCTGGTGCTGGTCTCGGTCTACATCCGCAAGTCCGGAACCGAGGAGCTGGTCTGA
- a CDS encoding ABC transporter permease: MVETLPRSRPAGRAGKQGAPARRRRSPWAVLRENLVWVAAVLALIYLLLPNLVVVLFSFNKPNGRFNYTWQRFSLDAWRDPCGAPGMCESLSLSLKIGLAATLVSTLFGTMIAFALARYRFRGRTGSNLLIFLPMATPEVVMGSSLLTLFVSTGIPLGRTTILIAHIMFCLSYVVVTVKARLAGLDPRLEQAAADLYANELQTFRRITLPLAAPGIAAGALLAFSLSFDDYIITNFNASNASITFPMYVWGAAARGTPVQINVIGTAMFLLAVVAVAIGQLAGRTRTRVRTR; the protein is encoded by the coding sequence ATGGTCGAGACCCTGCCCCGGAGCCGGCCGGCCGGCCGCGCCGGCAAGCAAGGAGCCCCCGCCCGCCGCCGCAGGTCGCCCTGGGCGGTGCTGCGCGAGAACCTCGTCTGGGTGGCGGCGGTGCTGGCGCTTATCTACCTGCTGCTGCCCAACCTGGTGGTGGTGCTGTTCTCCTTCAACAAGCCCAACGGCCGTTTCAACTACACCTGGCAGCGGTTCTCCCTCGACGCCTGGCGTGATCCGTGCGGGGCGCCGGGGATGTGCGAGTCGCTGAGCCTGTCGCTCAAGATCGGGCTGGCGGCCACGCTGGTCTCGACGCTGTTCGGGACGATGATCGCCTTCGCGCTGGCCAGGTACCGCTTCCGTGGCCGCACCGGGTCCAACCTGCTGATCTTCCTGCCGATGGCCACCCCCGAGGTGGTGATGGGCTCGTCGTTGCTGACGCTGTTCGTCAGCACCGGCATCCCGCTGGGCCGGACCACCATCCTGATTGCGCACATCATGTTCTGCCTCAGCTACGTGGTGGTGACCGTCAAGGCGCGGCTGGCCGGCCTGGACCCGCGGCTGGAACAGGCGGCCGCGGACCTGTACGCCAACGAGCTGCAGACCTTCCGCCGGATCACGCTGCCGCTGGCCGCGCCCGGCATCGCCGCCGGGGCGCTGCTGGCGTTCTCGCTGTCCTTCGACGACTACATCATCACCAACTTCAACGCCTCCAACGCCTCGATCACGTTCCCGATGTACGTCTGGGGCGCGGCGGCGCGCGGAACGCCGGTGCAGATCAACGTGATCGGAACGGCGATGTTCCTGCTGGCGGTGGTCGCGGTGGCGATCGGCCAGCTGGCCGGGCGCACCCGCACCCGCGTCCGCACCCGCTGA
- the speB gene encoding agmatinase translates to MARYGAQFGPDITFLGVPRCDWADPASYSDADVVILGAPFDGGTSHRAGTRFGPQFIRQSCYLAHDGSRPSLAMRVDGLRDDLVVYDAGDVELFSGDAERSVRDLQVAVHAVTATGAIPLILGGDHTIAWPDAAGVAQHLGQGRVSMIHFDAHADTGDIEFGSLIGHGQPMRRLIESGAVRGDRFLQIGLRGYWPPPETLDWMAGQGMRSYEMTEITARGLEACLTESFQIAMDECDGVFLSVDIDVCDPGHAPGTGTPEPGGLTARQLLDAVRRICYELPVVGIDLVEVSPPYDHADITSFLANRVVLESLSAIARRRKDAAQGTRWDPSQPLLDGR, encoded by the coding sequence ATGGCGCGCTACGGCGCACAGTTCGGCCCCGACATCACCTTTCTGGGCGTGCCCCGATGTGACTGGGCCGACCCGGCCAGCTACTCCGACGCCGACGTGGTGATCCTGGGGGCCCCGTTCGACGGTGGCACCTCGCACCGCGCGGGCACCCGGTTCGGGCCGCAGTTCATCCGGCAGAGCTGCTACCTGGCACACGACGGCAGCCGGCCGTCGCTGGCGATGCGGGTGGACGGACTGAGGGACGACCTGGTGGTCTATGACGCCGGGGACGTGGAGCTGTTCTCCGGCGACGCCGAGCGCTCGGTGCGGGACCTGCAGGTCGCGGTGCACGCGGTGACCGCCACCGGGGCGATCCCGCTCATCCTGGGCGGCGATCACACCATCGCCTGGCCGGACGCGGCCGGCGTCGCCCAGCACCTGGGCCAGGGCCGGGTGTCGATGATCCACTTCGACGCGCACGCCGACACCGGCGACATCGAGTTCGGCTCGCTGATCGGGCACGGCCAGCCGATGCGCCGGCTGATCGAGTCCGGCGCCGTGCGCGGTGACCGGTTCCTGCAGATCGGGCTGCGTGGCTACTGGCCGCCGCCGGAGACGCTGGACTGGATGGCCGGGCAGGGCATGCGCTCCTACGAGATGACCGAGATCACCGCCCGGGGCCTGGAAGCCTGCCTGACCGAGTCGTTCCAGATCGCCATGGACGAGTGCGACGGGGTGTTCCTGTCGGTCGACATCGACGTCTGCGACCCCGGGCACGCGCCGGGAACCGGCACCCCCGAGCCTGGCGGCCTGACCGCTCGGCAGCTGCTCGACGCGGTCCGCCGGATCTGTTACGAGCTGCCGGTCGTGGGCATCGACCTGGTCGAGGTGTCACCGCCCTACGACCATGCCGACATCACCTCCTTCCTGGCCAACCGGGTGGTGCTGGAGTCGCTGTCGGCGATCGCCCGGCGTCGCAAGGACGCGGCCCAGGGCACCCGCTGGGATCCGTCCCAACCCTTGCTGGACGGCCGGTGA
- a CDS encoding saccharopine dehydrogenase C-terminal domain-containing protein, with the protein MRLLILGAGGVGSAVVKIAARRPFFEHVLLADYDLGRAQRAAAATGDPRLAAARLDASDEAAISRLLTEHRIDAVLGATDPRFTMPIFRAALAAGAHYLDMAMSLSRPHPQDPFSQTGVKLGDEQFAMAADWERAGRLALVGMGVEPGLSDVLARYASDHLFSEIDYLGVRDGANLEVLDEAGQPMFAPTFSIWTTIEECLNPPVIYQAGRGWYTTEPFSEPEVFDFPEGIGPVECVNVEHEEVLLMPRWLKAGRVDFKYGLGAEFIGVLRTLHQLGLDSVVPVRVGQAMVSPRDVVAAVLPDPAQLGDRMRGKTCAGVWVRGRGLDGRPRSSYLYHVVDNDWSMAEYGCQAVLWQTAVNPVVALELIAGGVWSGAGVLGPEAFDAVPFLDLLAGDYQSPWGIREL; encoded by the coding sequence GTGCGGCTGCTGATCCTGGGGGCCGGCGGGGTCGGCTCGGCGGTGGTCAAGATCGCGGCCAGGCGGCCGTTCTTCGAGCACGTGCTGCTGGCCGACTACGACCTCGGACGCGCCCAACGCGCCGCGGCCGCCACCGGTGACCCGCGGCTGGCGGCGGCCCGGCTGGACGCCTCGGACGAGGCGGCGATCAGCCGGCTGCTCACCGAGCACCGGATCGACGCGGTGCTGGGCGCGACCGACCCGCGGTTCACCATGCCGATCTTCCGGGCGGCGCTGGCGGCCGGCGCGCACTACCTGGACATGGCGATGTCGCTGTCACGCCCGCATCCGCAGGACCCGTTCTCCCAGACCGGTGTCAAGCTGGGTGACGAGCAGTTCGCGATGGCGGCGGACTGGGAGCGGGCCGGCCGGCTCGCCCTGGTCGGCATGGGCGTGGAGCCCGGCCTGTCCGACGTGCTGGCCCGCTACGCCAGTGACCACCTGTTCTCAGAGATCGACTACCTGGGCGTGCGCGACGGCGCGAACCTGGAGGTGCTGGACGAGGCCGGCCAGCCGATGTTCGCGCCGACCTTCTCGATCTGGACCACCATCGAGGAGTGCCTGAACCCGCCGGTGATCTATCAGGCCGGCCGCGGCTGGTACACCACCGAGCCGTTCAGCGAGCCCGAGGTCTTCGACTTCCCGGAGGGGATCGGCCCGGTGGAGTGCGTCAACGTCGAGCACGAAGAGGTGCTGTTGATGCCTCGCTGGCTCAAGGCCGGCCGGGTCGACTTCAAGTACGGCTTGGGCGCGGAGTTCATCGGGGTGCTGCGCACGCTGCACCAGCTCGGGCTGGACTCCGTGGTCCCGGTGCGGGTGGGCCAGGCCATGGTCAGCCCGCGCGACGTGGTGGCCGCCGTCCTGCCGGATCCGGCCCAGCTTGGAGACCGGATGCGCGGCAAGACCTGCGCCGGGGTGTGGGTGCGCGGCCGGGGCCTGGACGGCCGGCCCCGCTCGAGCTACCTCTACCACGTGGTGGACAACGACTGGTCGATGGCCGAGTACGGCTGCCAGGCGGTGCTGTGGCAGACCGCGGTCAACCCGGTGGTGGCCCTGGAGTTGATCGCCGGCGGCGTCTGGTCCGGGGCCGGCGTCCTCGGCCCGGAGGCCTTCGACGCGGTGCCGTTCCTGGACCTGCTGGCCGGGGACTACCAGTCGCCCTGGGGCATCCGCGAACTCTGA
- a CDS encoding DUF3892 domain-containing protein, whose amino-acid sequence MTDYEIVCTNQESDHGHITHVGLGVGDGTYYSRPTVAEVYALIDAGHYFHTGSSDAGDYATVAKFDCTQCGRPTLRSHADKYWNNNLDNLGNCTV is encoded by the coding sequence ATGACTGACTATGAAATCGTTTGCACCAACCAGGAAAGCGACCACGGCCACATCACCCATGTGGGGCTCGGCGTCGGTGACGGCACCTACTACAGCCGCCCAACCGTCGCTGAGGTCTACGCGCTGATCGACGCAGGGCACTACTTCCACACTGGCAGTTCCGACGCCGGTGACTACGCGACTGTCGCCAAGTTCGACTGCACCCAGTGCGGGCGTCCTACGCTGCGCTCTCACGCCGACAAGTACTGGAACAACAACCTGGACAACCTTGGCAACTGCACCGTCTAG
- a CDS encoding IS1595 family transposase produces the protein MKQEFSIPKLAGMLRTETDAYLLLERLRWGGEGPEACPKCGAVGRQFFLNPANRHLRKTRTGRPTERRIWKCGHCRRKYSVLTDTIFHGTKISIRTWLLVIFEFSASKNSISAWEISRKYEVTNETAWHMLHRIREATKFGPPAGLLGGAVQVDETWIGGEPKNRHRNDPRERPRAYGTSDKQPVVSLVHYETRSAYSRVVADVTAKSLLPAIRAVMDPKRTHLHTDSARAYQQIAREFAAHEYVNHSAGEYARGNVSTNLNEGYFSQLKRSLDGTHHHVSVEHLQRYLHQFDFLYTHCKATDSDRMRLVLSNVAGRRLPYKPVPAKVDF, from the coding sequence ATGAAACAGGAGTTTAGCATCCCGAAGCTCGCCGGGATGCTGCGGACCGAGACAGACGCCTACCTGCTGCTGGAGCGGTTGAGGTGGGGCGGCGAGGGCCCGGAGGCGTGCCCGAAGTGTGGCGCGGTCGGCCGTCAGTTCTTCCTGAACCCCGCCAACCGCCATCTCCGTAAGACCCGCACCGGCAGGCCGACCGAACGCCGGATCTGGAAGTGCGGGCACTGCCGCCGCAAGTACAGCGTGCTGACCGACACCATCTTTCACGGCACGAAGATCAGCATCCGGACGTGGCTGCTGGTGATCTTTGAGTTCTCCGCGTCGAAGAACTCGATCAGCGCGTGGGAGATCTCCCGCAAGTACGAGGTCACCAACGAAACCGCTTGGCACATGCTGCACCGCATCCGGGAGGCCACGAAGTTCGGCCCGCCGGCCGGCCTGCTCGGCGGCGCGGTCCAGGTCGATGAAACGTGGATCGGTGGCGAGCCGAAGAACCGGCACCGCAACGATCCCCGCGAGCGGCCCCGCGCCTACGGCACCAGCGACAAGCAGCCGGTGGTGTCGCTGGTGCACTACGAAACCCGCTCGGCTTACTCGCGGGTGGTGGCCGACGTGACCGCCAAGTCCCTGCTGCCAGCCATCCGCGCAGTGATGGACCCCAAGCGGACCCATCTGCACACCGACTCCGCCCGCGCCTACCAGCAGATCGCGCGCGAGTTCGCCGCCCATGAGTACGTCAACCACTCAGCCGGGGAGTACGCACGCGGCAACGTGTCCACCAACCTCAACGAGGGCTACTTCTCCCAGCTCAAGCGGTCCCTGGACGGCACCCATCACCACGTCAGCGTGGAGCACCTACAGCGCTACCTGCACCAGTTCGACTTCCTCTACACCCACTGCAAGGCCACCGACTCAGACCGGATGCGCCTGGTGCTCAGCAACGTCGCCGGACGGCGACTGCCGTACAAGCCGGTGCCTGCCAAAGTGGACTTCTAG
- a CDS encoding contact-dependent growth inhibition system immunity protein produces MKQYPALEQLLGGYLHEDWADDYADFSQAIDAFVEHQPSYAPAAPGEITQLLGECDSDAVLEQRLDDLGLVYYPPGLGWSSYRSWMLAVANRLEEALRTSPAA; encoded by the coding sequence ATGAAGCAGTACCCAGCCCTGGAGCAATTGCTAGGGGGTTACCTGCACGAGGATTGGGCTGATGATTATGCAGATTTTTCGCAGGCTATCGATGCCTTCGTCGAGCACCAGCCAAGTTACGCTCCCGCCGCGCCGGGCGAGATAACCCAGCTTCTCGGCGAATGCGACTCCGACGCGGTCTTGGAACAGCGCCTGGATGATCTGGGCCTCGTCTACTACCCTCCCGGCCTCGGTTGGAGCTCATACCGCAGCTGGATGCTCGCCGTCGCCAACCGGCTTGAGGAAGCGCTTCGCACATCTCCCGCCGCCTGA
- a CDS encoding DUF2631 domain-containing protein, with product MATESNPIAGTDVEHARTEEHERPEDWGWHHEFVTGRQVGGWITFLILGTLLTTTHYNDTGDVALIAMMAVLAWGLIWDLRRRRTQWRR from the coding sequence GTGGCAACCGAGTCCAACCCCATCGCCGGCACCGACGTCGAGCACGCGCGGACCGAGGAGCACGAGCGCCCCGAAGACTGGGGCTGGCACCACGAGTTCGTCACCGGACGCCAGGTCGGCGGCTGGATCACCTTCCTGATCCTCGGCACCCTGCTCACCACGACCCATTACAACGACACCGGCGACGTGGCGCTGATCGCCATGATGGCCGTACTGGCCTGGGGCCTGATCTGGGACCTCCGGCGCCGGCGCACCCAGTGGCGCCGTTGA
- the dxr gene encoding 1-deoxy-D-xylulose-5-phosphate reductoisomerase, whose protein sequence is MSTPAGQRRIVLLGSTGSIGTQALDVISRAGDRFSVTAICAGGANLELLAEQALRWQVGYVGVSTDAAARELTERLAAGRSDGEPTPQVLAGPDATAELATLDCDVVLNGVAGAQGLRATLAALQAGRTVALANKESLIAGGPLVLAAAGAGQLVPVDSEHSALAQCLRSGSAAEVRRLVLTASGGPFRGCRREELTAVTPRQALAHPTWAMGPLITTNSATLVNKGLELIEAQLLYGVGYDRIDVVVHPQSIVHSMVEFVDGATLAQASPPDMRLPIALALAWPDRVEGAAPGLDWSQAQAWTFEPVDNEAFPAIELARAAGIAGGCAPAVYNAANEEAVAAFHSGGCGFLGIVDTVRLVLDRWLADEHAAAGDPRDIADVEQAQHWARRQVAATLGG, encoded by the coding sequence ATGAGCACTCCAGCCGGCCAGCGCCGCATCGTCCTGCTCGGCTCGACCGGCTCGATCGGTACCCAGGCCCTGGACGTGATCTCACGTGCCGGTGACCGGTTCTCGGTCACGGCCATCTGCGCCGGTGGCGCCAACCTGGAGCTGCTCGCCGAGCAGGCGCTGCGCTGGCAGGTCGGCTATGTCGGCGTCAGCACCGACGCCGCCGCGCGGGAGCTGACCGAGCGGCTGGCCGCCGGCCGGTCCGACGGTGAGCCGACGCCGCAGGTGCTCGCCGGCCCGGACGCCACAGCAGAGCTGGCCACCCTGGACTGCGACGTGGTGCTCAACGGCGTGGCCGGAGCGCAGGGGCTGCGGGCCACCCTGGCGGCGCTGCAGGCCGGCCGGACGGTCGCGCTGGCCAACAAGGAGTCCCTGATCGCCGGTGGGCCCCTGGTGCTGGCCGCCGCCGGGGCCGGCCAGCTTGTGCCGGTGGACTCCGAGCACTCGGCGCTGGCCCAGTGCCTGCGCTCGGGCAGCGCCGCCGAGGTGCGCCGGCTGGTGCTGACCGCCAGCGGCGGCCCGTTCCGGGGCTGCCGGCGCGAGGAGTTGACCGCGGTCACCCCGCGGCAGGCGCTGGCGCACCCGACCTGGGCGATGGGGCCGCTGATCACCACGAACTCGGCGACCCTGGTGAACAAGGGCCTGGAGCTGATCGAGGCCCAGCTGCTGTACGGGGTGGGCTATGACCGGATCGACGTCGTGGTGCACCCGCAGTCGATCGTGCACTCGATGGTCGAGTTCGTCGACGGGGCCACCCTGGCCCAGGCCAGCCCGCCGGACATGCGGTTGCCGATCGCGCTGGCGCTGGCCTGGCCCGACCGGGTCGAGGGCGCCGCGCCCGGGCTGGACTGGAGCCAGGCGCAGGCCTGGACCTTCGAGCCGGTGGACAACGAGGCCTTTCCGGCCATCGAGCTGGCGCGGGCGGCCGGCATCGCCGGCGGCTGCGCGCCGGCGGTCTACAACGCGGCGAACGAGGAGGCGGTGGCGGCCTTTCACAGCGGAGGCTGTGGTTTTCTCGGCATAGTCGACACCGTGCGGTTGGTGCTGGACCGCTGGCTGGCCGACGAGCACGCCGCGGCCGGGGATCCGCGTGACATCGCCGACGTCGAACAGGCGCAGCACTGGGCGCGGCGGCAGGTGGCAGCGACGCTGGGCGGCTGA
- a CDS encoding site-2 protease family protein: MLYALGVIAFAIGLLASIALHEIGHLVPAKKFGVRVTQYMVGFGPTLFSRRRGETEYGLKAIPLGGYIRMIGMVPPRPDGSRSRWPRRMGELVEEFRAASRTEVTPADGDRQFYRLTPGKKMIVMLGGPSMNLLIFFILTILLYGLIGLRAPTTTVGSVSECVVPSTSTQQTCDPTSSDYRKSPANGVLQPGDTITAINGAPIERWSDAVRVIEASADTRLTLTVRRDGQPTQLSITPVTNTKYADESGATKQAGFIGISTTESYQRLTPGEIRSVIWQQLGLSVKALQQFPEKIVSLVGTVFQGNPRDQEGAVGVIGLGRIGGEIADSAEVAALDKISMLISLLASVNLLLFFFNLLPLLPLDGGHVAGALVEATRRGFARLRKRPKQIFVDVAQLVPVMYVVASILIVFSVLVMYADIVKPITLTN; encoded by the coding sequence GTGCTCTACGCACTGGGCGTGATTGCCTTCGCCATCGGGCTGCTGGCCTCTATCGCCCTGCACGAGATCGGCCACCTGGTGCCCGCCAAGAAGTTCGGCGTACGGGTCACCCAGTACATGGTCGGCTTCGGTCCCACCCTGTTCTCGCGCCGGCGCGGTGAGACCGAGTACGGCCTCAAGGCCATCCCGCTGGGCGGTTACATCCGGATGATCGGAATGGTGCCCCCGCGCCCGGACGGCAGCCGGTCACGCTGGCCGCGCCGGATGGGGGAGCTGGTCGAGGAGTTCCGGGCCGCCAGCCGCACCGAGGTGACCCCGGCCGACGGCGACCGGCAGTTCTACCGGTTGACCCCGGGCAAGAAGATGATCGTGATGCTCGGCGGCCCGAGCATGAACCTGCTGATCTTCTTCATCCTCACGATCCTGCTGTACGGCCTGATCGGCCTGCGGGCGCCGACCACCACCGTCGGCTCGGTCAGCGAGTGCGTGGTCCCCAGCACCAGCACCCAGCAGACCTGCGACCCGACCAGCTCGGACTACCGCAAGTCCCCGGCCAACGGCGTGCTGCAGCCCGGCGACACGATCACCGCCATCAACGGCGCCCCGATCGAGCGATGGTCGGACGCGGTGCGGGTGATCGAGGCCTCGGCCGACACGAGGCTCACGCTGACGGTGCGTCGCGACGGCCAGCCGACCCAGCTGAGCATCACCCCGGTGACCAACACCAAGTACGCCGACGAGTCCGGCGCCACCAAGCAGGCCGGCTTCATCGGCATCAGCACCACCGAGTCCTATCAGCGGCTGACCCCTGGCGAGATCCGCAGCGTGATCTGGCAGCAGCTGGGGCTGAGCGTGAAGGCCCTCCAGCAGTTCCCCGAGAAGATCGTGAGCCTGGTGGGCACCGTCTTCCAGGGCAACCCGCGCGACCAGGAGGGCGCGGTCGGGGTGATCGGCCTGGGCCGGATCGGCGGCGAGATCGCCGACAGCGCCGAGGTGGCGGCCCTGGACAAGATCTCGATGCTGATCAGCCTGCTAGCCAGCGTCAACCTGCTGCTGTTCTTCTTCAACCTGCTGCCCTTGCTGCCGCTGGACGGCGGCCACGTGGCCGGCGCCCTGGTCGAGGCGACCCGGCGCGGGTTCGCCCGGCTGCGCAAGCGTCCGAAGCAGATCTTCGTCGACGTCGCCCAGTTGGTGCCTGTGATGTACGTGGTGGCCAGCATCCTGATCGTCTTCTCGGTGCTGGTGATGTACGCCGATATCGTCAAGCCCATCACCCTGACCAACTGA
- a CDS encoding FKBP-type peptidyl-prolyl cis-trans isomerase, translating into MTKPVVDMPTGELTGELQIRDLIEGDGPVAQAGQQAVVHYVGVAHSTGEEFDASYNRNSPFTFPLGDGRVIAGWDQGVQGMKIGGRRELIIPPHLGYGDRGAGGAIKGGETLIFVVDLLDLR; encoded by the coding sequence GTGACCAAGCCAGTAGTCGACATGCCGACCGGCGAGCTGACCGGCGAGCTGCAGATCCGGGACCTGATCGAGGGCGACGGTCCGGTCGCGCAGGCCGGGCAGCAGGCGGTCGTGCACTACGTCGGGGTCGCGCACTCCACCGGTGAGGAGTTCGACGCCAGCTACAACCGCAACTCGCCGTTCACCTTTCCGCTGGGCGACGGACGGGTGATCGCCGGCTGGGACCAGGGCGTGCAGGGCATGAAGATCGGCGGCCGGCGCGAGCTGATCATCCCGCCGCACCTCGGCTACGGTGACCGCGGCGCCGGCGGCGCCATCAAGGGCGGCGAGACCCTGATCTTCGTGGTGGACCTGCTCGACCTGCGCTGA
- the ispG gene encoding flavodoxin-dependent (E)-4-hydroxy-3-methylbut-2-enyl-diphosphate synthase: MPAAPPPVLAPRRKSRKIAVGSVAVGGDAQISVQSMTTTLTSDINATLQQIAELTATGCDIVRVACPSQDDADALPAIARKSQIPVIADIHFQPKYVFAAIDAGCAAVRVNPGNIRAFDDQVGAIARAAADAGVSIRIGVNAGSLDKRLLAKYGKATPEALVESALWEASLFEEHGFREFKISVKHNDPVIMVRAYELLAEQCDYPLHLGVTEAGPAFQGTIKSAVAFGSLLSKGIGDTIRVSLSAPPVEEVKVGLQILQSLNLRQRKLEIVSCPSCGRAQVDVYTLAEKVTAGLEGIEVPLRVAVMGCVVNGPGEAREADLGVASGNGKGQIFVRGEVIKTVPESMIVETLIEEALRMAEEMTAAGVGSGEPTVAVT, translated from the coding sequence ATGCCAGCGGCGCCGCCGCCGGTGTTGGCGCCACGCAGGAAGTCCCGCAAGATCGCGGTGGGCTCGGTCGCCGTCGGCGGTGACGCGCAGATCTCGGTCCAGTCGATGACGACGACCCTGACCTCTGACATCAACGCGACCCTGCAGCAGATCGCCGAACTCACCGCCACCGGCTGCGACATCGTCCGGGTGGCCTGCCCCAGCCAGGACGACGCCGACGCGTTGCCCGCGATCGCCAGGAAGAGCCAGATCCCGGTGATCGCCGATATCCATTTCCAGCCCAAGTACGTCTTCGCCGCCATCGACGCCGGCTGCGCGGCGGTGCGGGTGAACCCGGGCAACATCCGCGCCTTCGACGACCAGGTCGGCGCCATCGCCCGCGCCGCGGCCGACGCCGGGGTGTCGATCCGGATCGGGGTGAACGCCGGTTCGCTGGACAAGCGGCTGCTGGCCAAGTACGGCAAGGCGACTCCCGAGGCGCTGGTCGAGTCCGCGCTGTGGGAGGCGTCGCTGTTCGAGGAGCACGGCTTTCGCGAGTTCAAGATCTCGGTCAAGCACAACGACCCGGTGATCATGGTTCGGGCCTACGAGCTGCTGGCCGAGCAGTGCGACTACCCGCTGCACCTCGGAGTGACCGAGGCCGGGCCGGCGTTCCAGGGCACCATCAAGTCCGCGGTGGCCTTCGGCTCGCTGCTGAGCAAGGGCATCGGCGACACCATCCGGGTGTCGCTGTCGGCGCCGCCGGTCGAGGAGGTCAAGGTCGGCCTGCAGATCCTGCAGTCGCTGAACCTGCGCCAGCGCAAGCTCGAGATCGTCTCCTGCCCGTCCTGCGGGCGGGCCCAGGTCGACGTCTACACCCTCGCCGAGAAGGTGACCGCCGGGCTGGAGGGCATCGAGGTGCCGCTGCGGGTCGCCGTGATGGGGTGCGTGGTGAACGGGCCGGGGGAGGCCCGCGAAGCCGACCTCGGGGTGGCCAGCGGCAATGGCAAGGGCCAGATCTTCGTCCGCGGCGAGGTCATCAAGACCGTGCCGGAGTCGATGATCGTCGAGACCCTGATCGAGGAGGCGCTGCGGATGGCCGAGGAGATGACCGCCGCCGGCGTGGGCTCCGGGGAGCCGACGGTCGCCGTCACCTGA